In Amycolatopsis sp. FBCC-B4732, the genomic stretch AACGTCCCGGAGTGGCCTTGGCCGCGAGGGATCAGTCGCCGACGCCGAAGCCGACCTTGCGGACGTCGGACGGGGCGATCTCGACGTACGCGATGCGGTCGGAGGGGACGATGTACTTGCGCCCCTTCTCGTCGCTGATGCGGAAGAGCCCGTCACCGGCCGTCAGGGCCTCGGCGACCAGCTTCTCCACCTCTTCGGGAGACTGGCCACTGGACACCACCAGCTCGCGCGGTGTGTCCTTGATGCCGATCTTGACCTCCACGTGGGACCTCCGCTGGAAATTCGTAAGGGATGTGCTCGGCAAGGCTAACCGAACGGGCTCGTTCCGGTGGCGCATGACCGCGCCTGACCGCGTCGTCAATTCCGGGTACTCCATCGGGGTCAGCCCAGGCCGAGCGCCTGCATGCGCTTGGTGTGCCCCTGCTGCAACCGCCGGAACAGCGCCGCAATTCCGGAGAGGTCGCCGGAGCCGCCGATGATGAGCTCGGCCAGGCCGTCGCGCTCGGCGACGACGTACTGGGCCTGGGTCAGTGCCTCGCCGAG encodes the following:
- a CDS encoding DUF3107 domain-containing protein, which gives rise to MEVKIGIKDTPRELVVSSGQSPEEVEKLVAEALTAGDGLFRISDEKGRKYIVPSDRIAYVEIAPSDVRKVGFGVGD